The proteins below are encoded in one region of Borrelia duttonii Ly:
- the rplL gene encoding 50S ribosomal protein L7/L12, with the protein MALNKEDILTWLEEAKTSEVVELITAIEEKFGVTAAAVAVAAGPGPAAGGVEEQTEFDVMLVSFGDSKINVIKEVRAITGLGLGEAKALVESAPKAVKEGVSKSDAEEIKKKLEAVGAKVEIK; encoded by the coding sequence ATGGCACTAAATAAAGAAGATATTTTAACATGGCTTGAAGAAGCTAAAACATCTGAAGTTGTTGAGCTTATAACAGCTATTGAAGAAAAGTTTGGGGTTACTGCTGCTGCAGTTGCAGTTGCTGCTGGCCCTGGTCCTGCTGCTGGTGGTGTTGAGGAACAGACAGAATTTGATGTGATGCTTGTATCTTTTGGAGATAGTAAGATAAACGTTATTAAAGAAGTAAGAGCTATTACTGGACTTGGACTTGGCGAGGCTAAAGCCTTAGTTGAATCTGCTCCTAAAGCAGTTAAGGAAGGTGTTTCAAAATCAGATGCTGAGGAAATAAAGAAGAAACTAGAAGCAGTTGGTGCAAAAGTTGAAATTAAGTAA
- the rplJ gene encoding 50S ribosomal protein L10 has translation MDKKINPKKVEMFNSLKEFLDGKDNIFFLDYRGLTVAELTKLRSRVEDEKGALKVVKNNIMKRVLKDKDIEGLDSYLLGPTAVVTAFDEANVIAKIFYEFVKTTTLKVKGGFVLGEVYDELKLSAYSKLPTKIESISLFMSVLKAPMSKLVRTLKALSDIKV, from the coding sequence ATGGATAAAAAGATAAATCCTAAAAAGGTTGAAATGTTTAATTCGTTAAAAGAGTTTTTAGATGGTAAGGATAATATTTTTTTCTTAGATTACAGAGGATTAACGGTAGCAGAACTTACTAAGTTAAGAAGTAGGGTTGAGGATGAAAAGGGTGCTTTAAAAGTTGTTAAAAACAATATAATGAAAAGAGTGTTAAAAGATAAAGATATTGAAGGTCTTGATTCTTATCTTTTAGGTCCAACAGCTGTTGTTACTGCTTTTGATGAAGCCAATGTTATTGCGAAAATTTTTTATGAGTTTGTCAAAACTACTACTTTAAAGGTTAAAGGAGGTTTTGTTTTAGGAGAAGTTTATGATGAGCTTAAACTTAGTGCCTATAGTAAACTTCCTACTAAGATTGAATCTATTTCTTTGTTTATGAGTGTGCTTAAAGCACCAATGTCAAAACTTGTAAGAACTTTAAAGGCTTTGTCTGATATTAAAGTTTAA
- the rplA gene encoding 50S ribosomal protein L1, whose amino-acid sequence MAKSGKKYLQALSKVNKLKSYNIDDAISLLKEIKFVKFDETIDVSVNLNLKKNHTVRETLVLPHQFMKEKRILVFAKGEKAEEAREFGAAYVGDDDLINKIKDGFSDFDVVVATPDMMKDVGKLGPILGKRGLMPNPKTQTITNDLKGTIASLKKGRTEFRANKNGVINFSVGKSSMDSKKIRENYDEFIKELLKRRPSDLKGTFVDSVYVSSTMGPSVKIDFV is encoded by the coding sequence ATGGCTAAGAGTGGAAAAAAATATCTTCAAGCTCTCTCTAAGGTAAATAAGCTTAAATCTTATAATATTGATGATGCAATATCTTTATTAAAAGAAATTAAGTTTGTTAAATTTGATGAGACTATAGATGTATCTGTTAATCTTAACTTAAAGAAAAATCATACGGTTAGAGAGACGCTTGTGTTGCCACATCAATTTATGAAAGAAAAGAGAATACTTGTTTTTGCAAAAGGTGAGAAAGCAGAAGAGGCACGAGAATTTGGTGCTGCTTATGTTGGAGATGATGATCTTATTAATAAGATTAAGGATGGTTTTAGTGATTTTGATGTTGTTGTTGCAACGCCTGATATGATGAAAGATGTTGGAAAACTTGGTCCGATTTTAGGAAAAAGGGGATTGATGCCAAATCCCAAAACACAAACAATTACAAATGATTTGAAAGGTACAATAGCTAGTCTTAAGAAGGGACGTACGGAGTTTAGAGCAAATAAGAATGGTGTAATTAATTTTTCTGTTGGTAAATCTTCTATGGATAGTAAGAAAATAAGGGAAAATTATGATGAATTTATTAAAGAATTACTTAAAAGACGGCCAAGTGATTTGAAAGGTACTTTTGTTGATAGTGTTTATGTTTCATCTACGATGGGACCTTCTGTAAAGATTGATTTTGTTTAG
- the rplK gene encoding 50S ribosomal protein L11, giving the protein MSKKKKEVAWVKLQVPAAQAAPGAKIGQALGPHGVSGPQFVKEFNERTAKMEPGIVVPVIITVYSDKSFSFVVKTPPASVLIKKAVGIETGSKKSNTDKVGVISKEKIMEIAKIKMPDLNAKTEQAAFKIIAGSARSMGVEVEK; this is encoded by the coding sequence ATGTCTAAGAAAAAAAAGGAAGTTGCTTGGGTTAAACTTCAAGTTCCAGCTGCTCAAGCTGCTCCAGGAGCCAAAATAGGACAGGCTCTTGGACCTCATGGTGTTAGTGGTCCTCAGTTTGTTAAGGAATTTAATGAGAGAACTGCTAAAATGGAACCAGGAATTGTTGTTCCTGTTATTATTACTGTTTATAGTGATAAGAGTTTTTCATTTGTTGTTAAAACTCCACCAGCTTCAGTTTTAATTAAAAAAGCTGTTGGCATAGAGACAGGTTCTAAGAAATCAAATACAGATAAGGTTGGGGTTATATCAAAAGAAAAAATAATGGAAATTGCAAAAATTAAAATGCCCGATTTGAATGCAAAAACGGAGCAGGCTGCATTTAAAATTATTGCAGGAAGTGCTAGATCTATGGGTGTTGAGGTGGAAAAATAA
- the nusG gene encoding transcription termination/antitermination protein NusG → MSRAWYVLQTFSQYEKKIEQEIKLLISEGVFGNNVLDVKAPIERVEEIRNGKKRIRERKIWPGYILIELDLSDQEWKSTVANIIKISGVVNFVGTTKEQKPLPISDEEVKSVFMLAGEIKADKSIFILYDFEEGERVRIKGGPFDSFEGVIGSIDYEKKKLKVAVQIFGRSTPVEVDFQHIEKI, encoded by the coding sequence ATGTCTAGGGCCTGGTATGTGCTACAAACTTTTTCTCAGTATGAGAAAAAAATAGAACAGGAAATAAAGCTTTTAATTAGTGAAGGTGTTTTTGGTAATAATGTTTTGGATGTTAAAGCTCCTATTGAGAGAGTAGAAGAGATAAGAAATGGAAAGAAACGTATACGTGAGAGAAAGATTTGGCCAGGGTATATATTGATTGAATTAGATCTTTCCGATCAGGAGTGGAAAAGTACTGTAGCTAATATTATTAAAATATCAGGTGTTGTAAATTTTGTTGGTACTACTAAAGAACAAAAACCTCTTCCAATTAGTGATGAGGAAGTTAAGAGTGTCTTTATGCTTGCTGGAGAGATTAAAGCAGATAAATCTATTTTTATACTTTATGATTTTGAAGAAGGTGAGAGAGTAAGAATTAAGGGAGGCCCTTTTGATTCTTTTGAGGGTGTTATTGGATCCATTGATTATGAGAAGAAAAAATTGAAAGTTGCAGTTCAAATTTTTGGAAGGTCAACTCCTGTTGAAGTTGATTTTCAACATATAGAAAAAATTTAG
- the secE gene encoding preprotein translocase subunit SecE translates to MFKFFKESVLELKKITWPRYNEVIGSGKQVFWLVVFISVFLGAVDYIMYLVITYIF, encoded by the coding sequence ATGTTTAAATTTTTTAAAGAAAGTGTTTTAGAACTTAAAAAAATAACATGGCCTAGGTATAATGAAGTAATAGGCAGTGGAAAACAAGTTTTTTGGTTGGTTGTTTTTATTTCTGTTTTTTTAGGTGCGGTAGATTATATCATGTATCTTGTTATAACCTATATATTTTAA
- the rpmG gene encoding 50S ribosomal protein L33 encodes MGKKKGKGAVGLIALVCEETGIRNYTTTKNRRNTQEKLELMKYCPSLRKHTLHKEGKIK; translated from the coding sequence ATGGGAAAGAAGAAAGGTAAAGGAGCTGTTGGGCTTATAGCTTTAGTGTGTGAAGAGACAGGAATTAGAAATTATACTACTACTAAGAATAGACGTAATACTCAAGAAAAATTGGAATTGATGAAATATTGTCCAAGTTTAAGGAAACATACTCTTCATAAAGAAGGCAAAATAAAGTGA